Within Pseudomonas tructae, the genomic segment ATCCTCAAGGTCGCCCGCGACGCCAACTCGGCCACATTTCTGACCTTTCAGTCGTTCGGCATCGCCGCACTGATCTACCTGTGCGTGACCTTCGCCCTGGTAGGGCTGTTCCGCATCGCCGAACGTCGCTGGCTGGCTTTTCTAGGACCGACCCACTAGGACTGATATGCATCACTCGACTCACGACATTCTGGCCCCGGTTCCAGGCATCGCCCGCCAGATCCACAGCTTCCACTTCGGCCCCCGGGGCGCCGGCAAGCTGTATATCCAGGCCTCGCTGCACGCCGATGAACTGCCCGGCATGCTGGTGGCCTGGCACCTCAAGCAGCGCCTGGCCGAGTTTGAAGCCCAGGGCCTGCTGCGCCGCGAGATCGTGCTGGTACCGATCGCCAACCCGGTAGGCCTGGAACAGGTGCTGATGGATGTGCCATTGGGCCGTTACGAGCTGCAGAGCGGCGAGAACTTCAACCGCCATTTCGTCGACCTCAGCGACCAGATTGGCGATCAGATTGCCGAGCACCTGAGCCAGGATGCGCAGCACAACATTGCCTTGATCCGCGAAAGCCTGCGCCGCGCCCTGGATGCCCATACTGCCCACACCCCGCTGCAATCCCAGCGCCTGACCCTGCAACGGCTGGCCTGTGACGCCGAGATGGTGCTCGACCTGCACTGCGACTTCGAAGCCGTGGCGCACCTGTACACAACACCGGAGGCCTGGCCACAGGTCGAGCCGCTGTCGCGCTACCTCGGTGCCCAGGCCAGCCTGCTGGCCACCGATTCGGGCGGGCAATCGTTCGACGAGTGCTTCACCCTGGTCTGGTGGCAACTGCAACAACGTTTCGGCAAGCAGTTCCCGATCCCCCAGGGCAGTTTTTCGGTGACCGTCGAGTTGCGCGGCCAGGGCGACGTCAGCCACCCATTGGCCGAACAGGACTGTACGGCGATCCTTGACTACCTGACCCGCTACGGCGCCATCGAAGGCGAGCCGGCCGCGCTGCCCGCCTTGCCCTACCCGGCAACACCGCTGGCCGGCGTGGAACCGGTGGCCACCCCGATGGGCGGCCTGCTGGTGTTCCATGTCAAACCTGGCCAGTACCTGCAGGCCGGTGAATTGATCGCCGAAGTCATCGACCCACTGAGCGATCGCGTCACCCCGGTACGCAACACCCAGGCCGGCCTGCTCTATGCCCGCTCACTACGGCGCATGGCCACCGCTGGCATGGTCATCGCCCATGTGGCAGGCAATCAGGCCTACCGCAGCGGCTACCTGCTGTCGCCTTGAACCTTCACCTTTAGAGCCTGCGCATGTACAAACTGACCATCGAAGACCTGCACAAACGCTACGGCGATCACCATGTGCTCAAGGGTGTTTCACTCAAGGCCAGGACCGGCGACGTAATCTGCCTGATCGGTGCCAGCGGCTCGGGCAAGAGCACCTTCCTGCGCTGCATCAACTTTCTCGAACAACCCAACGAAGGCAGCATGACCCTCGACGGCAAACCGGTGCACATGACCCAGGACCATCATGGCCTGCATGTCACCGACCCGAACGAACTGCAGCGCCTGCGCACACGCCTGGCCATGGTGTTCCAGCACTTCAACCTGTGGAGCCACCTGAGCGTGCTGGAAAACATCGCCATGGCGCCGCGCCGGGTGCTGGGGGTCAGCAAGCATGAGGCTGAAGAGCGCGCCCGCCGTTACCTGGACAAGGTCGGCCTGGCGCCGCGGGTGGCGGATCAGTACCCGGCGTTCCTGTCCGGCGGTCAACAGCAACGGGTGGCGATCGCCCGGGCCCTGGCCATGGAGCCGGAAGTCATGCTGTTCGATGAGCCGACCTCGGCCCTCGATCCGGAGTTGGTCGGCGAAGTGCTACGGGTGATTCAGGGCCTTGCCGAA encodes:
- a CDS encoding succinylglutamate desuccinylase/aspartoacylase family protein; translation: MHHSTHDILAPVPGIARQIHSFHFGPRGAGKLYIQASLHADELPGMLVAWHLKQRLAEFEAQGLLRREIVLVPIANPVGLEQVLMDVPLGRYELQSGENFNRHFVDLSDQIGDQIAEHLSQDAQHNIALIRESLRRALDAHTAHTPLQSQRLTLQRLACDAEMVLDLHCDFEAVAHLYTTPEAWPQVEPLSRYLGAQASLLATDSGGQSFDECFTLVWWQLQQRFGKQFPIPQGSFSVTVELRGQGDVSHPLAEQDCTAILDYLTRYGAIEGEPAALPALPYPATPLAGVEPVATPMGGLLVFHVKPGQYLQAGELIAEVIDPLSDRVTPVRNTQAGLLYARSLRRMATAGMVIAHVAGNQAYRSGYLLSP
- a CDS encoding ABC transporter ATP-binding protein — translated: MYKLTIEDLHKRYGDHHVLKGVSLKARTGDVICLIGASGSGKSTFLRCINFLEQPNEGSMTLDGKPVHMTQDHHGLHVTDPNELQRLRTRLAMVFQHFNLWSHLSVLENIAMAPRRVLGVSKHEAEERARRYLDKVGLAPRVADQYPAFLSGGQQQRVAIARALAMEPEVMLFDEPTSALDPELVGEVLRVIQGLAEEGRTMIMVTHEMAFARKVASQVMFLHQGLVEEQGPPDEVLGNPKSERLRQFLSGNLK